A window of the Natronomonas salina genome harbors these coding sequences:
- a CDS encoding DUF7344 domain-containing protein has protein sequence MQAPTDPTDSDRERTAVDAPLDRDELFALLQSGRRRRVVRHLLEFVGEPMPVDALATAIARREHETPSEGLDASVRERVEIALDHAHLPQLAAADVVEYDRDRGRVTATPEIEALEPYLDDGPDAAPAAGRAVRLALAGLAGGAVAAAFAWRNRIAEGVGAGTLAALLVWLLGRDDESS, from the coding sequence ATGCAGGCACCGACAGACCCGACCGACTCCGACCGCGAACGCACCGCCGTCGACGCCCCCCTCGACCGGGACGAGCTGTTCGCCCTGCTGCAGTCCGGGCGGCGGCGGCGCGTGGTCCGGCACCTCCTCGAGTTCGTCGGCGAGCCGATGCCGGTGGACGCGCTCGCGACCGCCATCGCACGCCGGGAGCACGAGACCCCCTCGGAGGGGCTCGACGCGTCGGTCCGCGAGCGCGTCGAGATCGCGCTCGACCACGCCCACCTCCCGCAGCTCGCCGCGGCGGACGTCGTCGAGTACGACCGGGACCGGGGTCGCGTGACGGCGACGCCGGAGATCGAGGCCCTCGAGCCGTACCTCGACGACGGCCCGGACGCGGCGCCGGCCGCCGGACGAGCCGTGCGACTCGCGCTGGCGGGACTGGCGGGCGGCGCCGTCGCGGCGGCGTTCGCCTGGCGGAACAGAATCGCCGAGGGCGTGGGCGCCGGGACGCTCGCGGCGCTGCTCGTGTGGCTGCTCGGGCGGGACGACGAATCCTCGTAG
- a CDS encoding helix-turn-helix transcriptional regulator — MRRTVLTFLLVSAVAVSAALALVGAVGLATTGAAQSMPESGPDEANRSADDARIAYFSVAGRGYVSDQKALDEDHPGPTYVWASESLVLRPTVHTQPNGRTKRACGYLLDEDGGPIESVGCHAWNSTTRQRWARIEFAGWPAEARGTQYVRIELQEEVHRTAGEDGSGTETVLRDTHEAQVTVITKQGDLDGDGLANAREVAVGTDFTRQDTDGDGVSDRAEVYRYDSDPTAADSTGDGVDDGTVASLRLPPTVPYVVHAAVAAGLLGAVGLAAAGVALRRRLRTEPDGPPPAGSRTVATDGSADPDRFVDTKEGEILQILREHDGQMRQTDLVDETEWSKATVSRLLSTLEDEGRVEKIRVGRGNVVRLVGPDAPPTGERSQASG, encoded by the coding sequence ATGAGACGGACCGTCCTGACGTTCCTGCTCGTGAGCGCCGTGGCCGTCTCGGCAGCGCTGGCTCTGGTCGGCGCGGTCGGGTTGGCGACGACCGGCGCCGCCCAGTCGATGCCGGAGTCCGGCCCCGACGAGGCGAACCGGTCGGCGGACGACGCCCGGATCGCCTACTTCAGCGTGGCCGGGCGCGGGTACGTCTCCGACCAGAAGGCCCTCGACGAGGACCACCCCGGGCCGACGTACGTCTGGGCGAGCGAGTCGCTCGTCCTGCGGCCGACCGTCCACACGCAGCCGAACGGCCGCACCAAACGGGCCTGCGGGTACCTCCTCGACGAGGACGGAGGGCCCATCGAGTCCGTCGGCTGTCACGCCTGGAACTCGACGACCCGCCAGCGGTGGGCCAGAATCGAGTTCGCCGGGTGGCCCGCCGAGGCCAGGGGCACCCAGTACGTCCGCATCGAACTGCAGGAAGAGGTCCACCGGACGGCGGGCGAGGACGGCAGCGGGACCGAGACGGTGCTCCGGGACACCCACGAGGCCCAGGTGACGGTCATCACCAAGCAGGGCGACCTCGACGGCGACGGCCTCGCGAACGCCCGGGAGGTCGCGGTCGGCACCGACTTCACCCGGCAGGACACCGACGGCGACGGCGTCTCCGACCGCGCCGAGGTCTACCGGTACGACAGCGACCCGACGGCGGCGGACTCGACCGGCGACGGCGTCGACGACGGGACCGTGGCCAGCCTCCGCCTGCCGCCGACCGTCCCCTACGTCGTCCACGCGGCCGTCGCCGCCGGCCTCCTCGGAGCCGTCGGACTGGCGGCGGCGGGCGTCGCGCTCCGTCGACGACTCCGGACCGAGCCCGATGGCCCGCCACCCGCCGGGTCGCGGACGGTCGCCACCGACGGGTCCGCCGATCCCGACAGGTTCGTAGACACCAAGGAAGGGGAGATCCTCCAGATCCTCCGCGAGCACGACGGCCAGATGCGACAGACCGACCTCGTCGACGAGACCGAGTGGTCGAAGGCCACGGTCAGCCGCCTGCTGTCGACCCTCGAAGACGAGGGCCGCGTCGAGAAGATCCGCGTCGGCCGCGGCAACGTCGTGCGACTCGTCGGCCCCGACGCCCCGCCCACCGGCGAGCGGTCGCAGGCCTCCGGCTGA
- a CDS encoding DUF7544 domain-containing protein encodes MALHALQEIGDAVDLAREFLFPFDLRRWLKLAVVAFFLGGSSAGFPTGQFDTGGAPPDETPGQVPDLPSTLPDDLLLIVAAIVAGLLLLGLVFAVVGAVMEFVFVESLLSGTVSVRRYWSRRWGQGLRLFGFRFVLGLPFLLLVLGWMAILLVPLLLGDDPILPVGFFLLGIPVVFLAGLVYGAVNTFTTVFVVPLMIRDDSGVLAGWRRLWPSVKAEWKQYLGFAVAWLGLTIGTGLVASIAVGIAAVALLIPLGILAAVAYFAVGFSTTAGLLVVGVLAVVFVVAMLVVTALVQVPILTYLRYYALLVLGDIEPEFDLVRSDEVV; translated from the coding sequence ATGGCCCTCCACGCACTGCAAGAGATCGGCGACGCCGTCGACCTCGCCCGCGAGTTCCTGTTCCCCTTCGACCTCCGGCGGTGGCTGAAACTCGCCGTCGTCGCGTTCTTCCTCGGCGGCAGCAGCGCCGGGTTCCCCACCGGACAGTTCGACACCGGCGGGGCACCCCCCGACGAGACGCCCGGGCAGGTACCGGACCTCCCCTCGACCCTGCCGGACGACCTGCTCCTGATCGTCGCCGCCATCGTCGCGGGGCTCCTGTTGCTGGGGCTCGTCTTCGCCGTCGTCGGCGCCGTCATGGAGTTCGTCTTCGTCGAGTCGCTCCTGTCCGGGACGGTCTCGGTCCGGCGCTACTGGAGCCGGCGGTGGGGCCAGGGCCTCCGGCTCTTCGGCTTCCGGTTCGTCCTCGGCCTCCCGTTCCTCCTGCTCGTCCTCGGCTGGATGGCGATCCTGCTGGTCCCGCTCCTCCTCGGCGACGACCCGATCCTCCCGGTCGGCTTCTTCCTGCTGGGCATCCCGGTCGTGTTCCTCGCCGGACTCGTCTACGGCGCGGTGAACACCTTCACCACCGTCTTCGTCGTCCCCCTGATGATCCGCGACGACTCGGGCGTTCTCGCGGGCTGGCGACGGCTCTGGCCGTCGGTGAAGGCCGAGTGGAAGCAGTACCTCGGCTTCGCCGTCGCCTGGCTCGGCCTGACCATCGGGACGGGGCTGGTCGCGTCGATCGCCGTCGGCATCGCCGCCGTCGCGTTGCTGATTCCGCTCGGAATCCTCGCCGCGGTCGCGTACTTCGCGGTCGGGTTCTCGACGACCGCTGGCCTCCTCGTCGTGGGAGTCCTCGCGGTCGTCTTCGTGGTCGCCATGCTCGTCGTCACGGCGCTGGTCCAGGTGCCCATCCTGACGTACCTCCGGTACTACGCCCTGCTGGTCCTGGGCGACATCGAACCCGAGTTCGACCTCGTCCGGAGCGACGAGGTGGTGTGA